The genomic segment AGAGTCCCTGATCGGCTTCAGTGATGACACTCACCGTCAAATTCTCTTCGTAAGCGAAAACTATCGCGAAAACCCCGCCATGAATCGTCCGAGCCTGAATTTCCGTATGTCGGCGGGTGGCATGAAAGCAGATCCCATTGACCCCAATGAACCCGAAGATCTGGTGCGTTGGACTCTCCCCGAATTCGCCAACAAAGGCTACGACCTACCGCTCTGGCAACTCCCGGACCGCCCTGCGCGAGCAGAACCCGTCAATCCCTCGCTCACCGACTACGAAGCCATGGCCGTCTGGGACGCGATCCTAAAGTCCGTGCGCATCCGCTACGGCGCGGTCGCGCCCAAGCCGGACCCTTGGGCCAACATTCGCGGGCCCAGCCCCGAAGAAGCTGCCGAAAGCAAACGTATCCTCGATGAGTTCATCGCCAGCTTTGCGGAGCGCAAGCCATGACAAGGGGAGAGGCGTTAGCGAGAGCAAAGGGGATCATGGTCAGCCTGTCTATGGGCAACGAACTCTACAAATACGCTAGGAGCGATTCATGAAAACGGTCTGGAGTTACCTCAGACGCTGGGGCCTGCCGGTACTGCGCCAGTTCAATCAGGCGGTGCCAGTATTGGTGCTGCTGGGCGTGGTGTTTTTATTGATCGCCATCTGGTGGCTGGGCCCGCAGTGGACCTGGCGCGAGCACCAGCCGCTGGGTGAATGGGCAATGCGCGTCTCGGCCAGCGTCGTGGTGTTGGTGGTGCCGTTGTTGATCTGGGCATGGCGGGTGCGTAATCGTTACCAGCGGCTGCAGCTTGAACGCCGACATGACGCCGCGGTTCAGGCCGACCCGTGCCTGCCCTATGTCGAGGCGCAGGAACGGGCGATGGACCGCAGCCTGGGCAATTTGCTCAACAACATGGAGCGCCGCCGTTCGCTCTATCAATTGCCGTGGTACTTGGTGCTGGGCGAGGAAAATGCCGGCAAGACCAGCCTGATCACGCGTTCCAACCAGAGCTTTTCCTTGTCCCATGTCACCAAGGCCGGGGTCAGGGCCCATCAGGAGGAGCAACTGGCCTATCCGGTGGATTGGTGGATCGGTGACGAGGCGGTGTTGATCGACCCACCGGGTGAGTTCCTCAGCCATCCGGATTCACCTGCTGAAAACGTCGAGCAGCAGGGCAAGGTCAAACCGGTACTGCCCGCCGGCACCCACCCGCGCCTATGGCTGCACCTGCTCGATTGGCTGGCGCGCAATCGCAGCCGTCGGGCACTCAACGGGGTGGTGTTGGTGATCGATGTGCAGGCCTTGGTGGCGCAACGTCCCGAACAACGCAAGGCTCACGCCAACCTGCTGCGCACCCGGTTGTTTGAACTGACGCGGCAGTTGGGAACGCGCTTGCCTGTGTACGTGACGCTGAGCAAGTTCGACCTGCTGGAAGGCTTCGAAGAGTTCTTCGCCCGGTTGTCGAGCAGCGGGCGTGAAGACCTGCTGGGCTTCACCTTCAGCCTGGACGCAGTTGATGATTTCGATGCCTGGCTGGCGGAGCTGACCCGCCAATACCAAACCTTTGTCGCCTGCCTGAGCGAACAGATTTTCGACGGTGTCAGGACGTCATCTGGGCTGACCGAACGCGATCGTTTACAGGCGCTGGTGCATCAGATGGCGGGCCTACGCCCGGCACTGTTTGGTTTCCTGAGCGAAATGCTAGGCAGCGATCGTTTCACCACCCCGGCATTGGTGCGCGGGCTGTATTTCTCCTCGGTGCTTCAGCAGGGCACCCTGAGCAACGCCTTCGTCAAAGAAGCGGGGCAAGCCTATCAACTGCCGCCACCGCCTCCCGAAGTCAAGCCTGCCGGTGGCACAGCGATTTACTTTGCCCAGCAACTGTTCCAGCGGGTGATCTACCCCGAAGCGGGTCTGGCGGGCGACAACATCAAGGTGGCACGCAACAAGCGGCGGCTGCTAATCGCCGGGTTCAGCGTCGCGTCCTTGGGCTGTTTGGTAGTCATCGGAACCTGGCAGTTTTACTTCAATATCAACCGCGACAAGGCAGCCAGCGTCTTGGCCAAGAGCCAGGACTTCAGTGGGCGGGACATCGACGCCAGGGTCGACACCACCGGTCGCAACCTGCTGGTGCCGCTGGACCAGATTCGTGATGCGGTACTGGTGTACGGCGACTACCGCGAGGCGTGGCCGCTGCTGTCGGATATGGGCCTGTACCAGGGGAGGGCGATTGGCCCGACGGTGGATGAGGCCTATCTGAATCTGCTGTCCAAACGCTTTCTGCCGGCGATTTCCAGCGGTGTATTGGACGCCATCAACGCCGCGCCGGCCGGCAGCAATCAGCAACTGGCGGCCCTGCGTGTTTACCGCATGCTCGAAGAACGGCAATACCGCCGCCCGGCCATCGTCGGAGAGTGGGTTGCCAAACAGTGGCAGCGCGCCTATCCGGGCCAGGGTCAACTGCAGGCTGATTTGATGGGGCATCTGGGCTACGCGCTGAAGTACGCAGACGCGGATCTGCCGCACTACCGTGAGCACATTGCCCAAGTGCAGCAGCAATTGCGCCAGTTGCCTATGGCCGAACGGGTCTACATGAGCCTCAAACAAGATGCCTTGGAACGTTTGCATCGTCCGTTGGATCTGCGCAACGAGGTTGGGCCGGCGTTCGATATCGTCTACCGTCCGCTGAACACCGATCAAGAAGGCAGCGCCTTGCTGCTGGCGCCGTTGCTCACCGCCAAAGGTTTCAAGGACTACTTCGAGCCCGGAACCGAAGGGATCATCGAACTCGCCATGATCGACCAGTGGGTGCTCGGCGAACGGCAACGCCTGGACTACTCCGACGAAGACCGCAAAGTGCTGACCCAACGGATCCGCGCCCTGTACAGCGCCGACTACGTTGACAGCTGGCGGCGGGCGCTGAATCAGTTTGCTGTGACTGACTTCGACGACCTCAGCCACGGCGTCGCGGTACTGGAACAAGTCACCGGCCCGGCCGCCCCCTTGCGGCGCTTGCTGGAAACCCTGCGCGACAACAGCGTGATTTACCCGTCAGTACCCTTGGTCGAAGGGCAAGTGCCACTCACGCTGGACAAGGTGTCGGACGGCCAGCAACAAGCCGCTGGCATCCGGCGTGCGTTCTCCAGCCTGGCTGAACTGATCACTGCGCGAGGCGAGCAGCCGTCCTATTACGAAGAAACCCTGCGTTCGGTCAGCGCCGTCTACGACTACGCCAAAGCCGTGCACGACAATCCCGACCCCGGCAAGGCGGCGCTGAAAACCGTACTCAACCGCTTCTCCCTCGGCGGTGCCGACCCCATCGCCAACCTGCAACGCGTTGCCGTGGGCCTGCCCGAGCCACTGAACCAACACGTCAAAAAACTCGCCGACCAGACTTCGCAGGTACTGGTGATTGCCGCCTTGCGCGAACTGGAAAAACGCTGGGACAGTGAAATCTACAGCTTCTACCGCGACCGCCTGGCAGGTCGCTACCCGTTCAAGGCCAGCGGTGAGGACGCCTCGCTGGAAGACTTCGAAGCCTTCTTCGGCCCGCAGGGGCGCCTGCAGCAGTTCCACGATCAATACCTGAACGTGTTCCTCAAGGACAACCTGGACGCCCTGTACTCCGACAGCCTCGGCGGCTACCTGGTGCGCAGCGACGTGCTGGAACAGCTCAAGAAGGTCGAGCGCATCCGCGACACCTTCTTCAACCATCGCGGCCACCTGGCGGTGCAACTCACCATCGAACCCCTGGCCCTCAGCGCCACTCGCCTGAGTAGCATGCTCAGCGTCGATGGCCAACTGATCCCCTACCAGCATGGCGCACCTCAACGCACCGGGCTGGTGTGGCCCAACAGCCTGGGCAACACCAATGGCAGTCAACTGACGCTGGTGCACAGCACCGGCAACACCGCCAGCATGAGCTATCGCGGGCCATGGTCCTTGTTCCGTCTGCTCAGTCGCGGGAACCTCAATGGCCGCACCGACACCAGCGTGGACCTGACCTTTGCCGTTGCCGATGGGTTGATGCGCTATCGGATTGGAGCGGAGAAGGCTAACAACCCGATCACCCAGCGCAGTTTTGAAGGGTTTGTGTTGCCGAGGACATTACTGGAGGAACGTCGATCAAAGAAAGTCATAAACAAAGTTGAAGGTGTCGTCGCAGCGGTGTTCGGCGATGAGCGCGAATAAATCAGCGAGTGCTGGATCCGTAGTAACCACAAGTGAAATAGGACCGTTTACATGGCAATCAAGCTACAAATGTTGACTGAAGACCCTAAAGAAATTGAATTGATCGAGCGTTACTGGGCAGTCGATGAGTCAGGGCAATACCTCGAAAAAGTGAGTGCTCTAGGGGGCATTATTGAAATGGCTCAGGGCGTTTCACTTGCCAGCTTCATACGGCAACGTTGCAATGCATTTGATGAAAATCAGGTCTGTCCTAA from the Pseudomonas sp. N3-W genome contains:
- the tssM gene encoding type VI secretion system membrane subunit TssM, giving the protein MKTVWSYLRRWGLPVLRQFNQAVPVLVLLGVVFLLIAIWWLGPQWTWREHQPLGEWAMRVSASVVVLVVPLLIWAWRVRNRYQRLQLERRHDAAVQADPCLPYVEAQERAMDRSLGNLLNNMERRRSLYQLPWYLVLGEENAGKTSLITRSNQSFSLSHVTKAGVRAHQEEQLAYPVDWWIGDEAVLIDPPGEFLSHPDSPAENVEQQGKVKPVLPAGTHPRLWLHLLDWLARNRSRRALNGVVLVIDVQALVAQRPEQRKAHANLLRTRLFELTRQLGTRLPVYVTLSKFDLLEGFEEFFARLSSSGREDLLGFTFSLDAVDDFDAWLAELTRQYQTFVACLSEQIFDGVRTSSGLTERDRLQALVHQMAGLRPALFGFLSEMLGSDRFTTPALVRGLYFSSVLQQGTLSNAFVKEAGQAYQLPPPPPEVKPAGGTAIYFAQQLFQRVIYPEAGLAGDNIKVARNKRRLLIAGFSVASLGCLVVIGTWQFYFNINRDKAASVLAKSQDFSGRDIDARVDTTGRNLLVPLDQIRDAVLVYGDYREAWPLLSDMGLYQGRAIGPTVDEAYLNLLSKRFLPAISSGVLDAINAAPAGSNQQLAALRVYRMLEERQYRRPAIVGEWVAKQWQRAYPGQGQLQADLMGHLGYALKYADADLPHYREHIAQVQQQLRQLPMAERVYMSLKQDALERLHRPLDLRNEVGPAFDIVYRPLNTDQEGSALLLAPLLTAKGFKDYFEPGTEGIIELAMIDQWVLGERQRLDYSDEDRKVLTQRIRALYSADYVDSWRRALNQFAVTDFDDLSHGVAVLEQVTGPAAPLRRLLETLRDNSVIYPSVPLVEGQVPLTLDKVSDGQQQAAGIRRAFSSLAELITARGEQPSYYEETLRSVSAVYDYAKAVHDNPDPGKAALKTVLNRFSLGGADPIANLQRVAVGLPEPLNQHVKKLADQTSQVLVIAALRELEKRWDSEIYSFYRDRLAGRYPFKASGEDASLEDFEAFFGPQGRLQQFHDQYLNVFLKDNLDALYSDSLGGYLVRSDVLEQLKKVERIRDTFFNHRGHLAVQLTIEPLALSATRLSSMLSVDGQLIPYQHGAPQRTGLVWPNSLGNTNGSQLTLVHSTGNTASMSYRGPWSLFRLLSRGNLNGRTDTSVDLTFAVADGLMRYRIGAEKANNPITQRSFEGFVLPRTLLEERRSKKVINKVEGVVAAVFGDERE